One genomic window of Serinus canaria isolate serCan28SL12 chromosome 4, serCan2020, whole genome shotgun sequence includes the following:
- the LOC103826299 gene encoding dentin matrix acidic phosphoprotein 1, whose protein sequence is MRAAFLVPLLWAVARAYPVPGHESAHPSTLQEDTTNEDYISKLGNRLDGGDGRHHPAGPETGENALARDLAGGNAVDEELGELSGQDEGGQVGQAQHVNQVDHKDMRAQNGNNLGFREVDARDTDDAENGDHYSTRANGFPSHGGGFLDEEDDSGDDTFDANWEEERGEDPTYVAGADGTGEHAGRGDARAGVGHSSSSSSSESIGADHRRYRNYGFGHTYRHRGASSSSQEEESYDFQDEAMQGDDPSVFDGPGSSYRMRHTGPHALGNSGENAQGAGSHRWEEGDSGSPRVEDGDSGEDSPSVENNSQSEEPVDSQSEEKSSSHSREDGDGDGDGDGEDSPSWEDEDSESRETTDEQPDEEPGETPEVVRTLNEHSNSRTWEGQEDWDSAEDRSGLSTPDSESREEGSELSKSREDDDDQSHSTVEESEESEEDENDSVPSTSAESPEVLEDDSSPEDNTGENSRSTESDNSESQEDEDNMESHSQEDATHESSSHGDDSSLQSLESRGLKQRLVALRHRPAADYDDNDCRDGY, encoded by the exons GATACCACAAATGAAGATTACATCAGCAAGCTGGGCAACCGCCTAGATGGTGGGGATGGCAGACATCATCCTGCCGGTCCAGAGACAGGGGAAAATGCGCTTGCCAGGGACCTGGCGGGTGGGAATGCCGTGGATGAGGAGCTGGGTGAGCTCAGTGGCCAGGATGAGGGAGGCCAAGTTGGGCAGGCTCAGCACGTGAACCAGGTGGACCACAAAGACATGCGTGCCCAGAATGGGAATAACCTTGGTTTCCgg GAGGTGGATGCACGTGACACTGATGATGCTGAAAATGGAGACCACTACAGCACCAGAGCCAATGGGTTTCCCTCCCATGGCGGCGGGTTCCTGGACGAGGAGGATGACAGTGGGGATGACACCTTCGATGCCAATTGGGAAGAAGAGAGGGGTGAAGACCCTACCTATGTGGCTGGTGCTGATGGGACAGGAGAACACGCTGGCCGTGGGGATGCCAGGGCTGGCgtggggcacagcagcagcagcagcagcagcgagaGCATTGGGGCAGACCACCGACGCTACAGGAACTATGGCTTTGGGCACACCTACAGGCACAgaggggccagcagcagcagccaggaggaggagagttATGACTTCCAGGATGAAGCCATGCAGGGGGATGATCCCTCTGTCTTTGATGGCCCAGGCAGCAGCTACAGGATGCGCCACACTGGCCCCCATGCTCTGGGGAACAGTGGGGAGAATGCCCAAGGGGCTGGCTCCCACCGCTGGGAGGAGGGTGACAGTGGGTCCCCCAGGGTGGAGGATGGTGACTCTGGAGAAGACAGCCCATCTGTGGAGAACAACAGTCAGTCAGAAGAGCCTGTTGACAGCCagtcagaggaaaaaagctCCAGCCACTCCAgagaggatggggatggggatggtgatggggatggggaggacagcccctcctgggaagatgaggaCAGTGAGTCCAGGGAGACCACTGATGAGCAGCCAGATGAAGAGCCAGGGGAGACTCCAGAGGTGGTGAGAACCTTGAATGAGCACAGCAACAGTCGAACCTGGGAAGGTCAGGAGGACTGGGATTCTGCTGAGGACAGGAGTGGGCTGTCCACACCTGACAGTGAGTCTAGGGAAGAAGGGAGTGAACTGAGCAAGTCCAGGGAAGATGATGATGACCAGAGCCATTCCACTGTGGAGGAGTCAGAGGAGTCAGAGGAGGATGAGAATGACTCTGTGCCAAGCACATCAGCTGAGAGCCCAGAGGTGCTAGAGGATGACAGCAGCCCAGAGGACAACACAGGTGAGAACAGCAGGTCCACAGAGAGTGACAACAGCGAGTCCCAGGAAGATGAGGATAACATGGAGAGTCACTCCCAGGAGGATGCCACTCATGAATCCAGCAGCCACGGGGACgacagctccctgcagagcctggagagcaggggcCTCAAGCAGCGGCTGGTCGCCCTCCGCCACAGACCTGCTGCTGACTATGATGACAATGACTGCAGGGATGGATACTGA